One Mycobacterium marseillense DNA window includes the following coding sequences:
- a CDS encoding heavy metal translocating P-type ATPase: protein MTCASCAARIEKKLNKLDGVTATVNYATERASVAYVGDVSPDQLVAAVEEAGYTAALPQQKAADGDPNEQPDGDPTASLRQRLLVSLVLTVPVIVMAMVPPLQFANWQWLSLTLAAPVVVWGAWPFHRAAWANLRHRTATMDTLISMGTLAALGWSVYALFWGTAGMPGMRHAFEFTVTRTDGAGNIYLEAAAGVTTFILAGRFFEARAKRRAGAALRALLGLGAKDVAVRKGGLEQRIPIEQLAVGDEFVVRPGEKIATDGVVVEGASAVDASMLTGESVPVEVRPDDHLIGATINVGGRLVVRANRIGSDTQLAQMARLVEEAQTGKANAQRLADKISAIFVPIVIVLSVATLGLWMVVGGSIGAAFTAAVAVLIIACPCALGLATPTALMVGTGRGAQLGILIKGPEVLESTRRIDTIVLDKTGTVTTGAMALIDVITDDGEQPDQVLRVAGALEAASEHPIATAIAKAAREKLGEIPAVEEFTNLEGLGVQGVVDGHAVMVGRERLLADWSQHLPEKLAESMRAAASQGKTAVAVGWDGRPRGVLVVADAVKSTSAEAISQLRALGLTPIMLTGDNQAAADTVARQVGIDRVIAEVLPQDKVDTIKRLQADGKVVAMVGDGVNDAAALAQADLGLAMGTGTDVAIEASDLTLVRGDLRAVPDAIRLSRKTLATIKGNLFWAFAYNVAALPLAAAGLLNPMLAGAAMALSSGFVVSNSLRLRRFQPGIR, encoded by the coding sequence ATGACCTGCGCGTCGTGCGCGGCCCGAATTGAGAAGAAGCTCAACAAGCTTGACGGCGTCACCGCGACGGTCAACTACGCAACGGAAAGGGCCAGCGTGGCCTACGTCGGCGATGTCTCGCCCGATCAGCTGGTGGCCGCGGTCGAGGAGGCCGGCTACACGGCGGCGCTTCCCCAGCAGAAGGCGGCCGATGGTGACCCGAACGAGCAGCCCGACGGCGACCCCACGGCATCGCTACGGCAGCGGCTCCTGGTTTCGCTGGTGCTGACCGTGCCGGTGATCGTGATGGCAATGGTCCCCCCGCTGCAGTTCGCCAACTGGCAATGGCTGTCGCTGACGCTTGCTGCTCCAGTTGTGGTGTGGGGGGCGTGGCCGTTCCATCGGGCCGCGTGGGCCAACCTGCGCCACCGCACCGCGACGATGGACACGCTGATCTCGATGGGCACGCTCGCCGCGTTGGGCTGGTCAGTCTATGCGCTGTTCTGGGGCACTGCCGGAATGCCTGGCATGAGGCACGCCTTCGAGTTCACCGTCACGCGTACCGACGGTGCCGGGAACATCTATCTCGAGGCCGCCGCCGGTGTCACAACCTTCATCCTGGCTGGCCGGTTCTTCGAGGCCCGAGCCAAGCGGAGGGCCGGCGCCGCGCTGCGTGCGCTGCTCGGCCTCGGCGCCAAGGACGTCGCTGTGCGCAAAGGCGGTCTGGAGCAACGCATTCCGATCGAACAACTGGCAGTGGGCGACGAGTTTGTGGTGCGGCCGGGGGAGAAAATCGCCACCGACGGCGTCGTCGTCGAGGGCGCTTCGGCGGTGGACGCATCGATGCTGACCGGCGAATCGGTGCCGGTGGAGGTTCGGCCCGACGACCACCTCATCGGGGCCACCATCAACGTCGGCGGCCGACTCGTGGTGCGGGCCAACCGGATCGGCTCCGACACCCAACTGGCGCAGATGGCCAGGCTGGTCGAGGAGGCGCAAACCGGAAAGGCGAACGCGCAGCGGCTGGCCGACAAGATCTCGGCCATCTTCGTGCCGATCGTCATCGTGTTGTCGGTGGCGACGCTGGGATTGTGGATGGTCGTCGGCGGGTCGATCGGCGCGGCGTTCACGGCTGCCGTCGCAGTATTGATCATCGCCTGCCCCTGCGCACTGGGCCTGGCCACGCCGACCGCTCTGATGGTCGGCACCGGCCGCGGAGCCCAGCTCGGCATCCTCATCAAGGGTCCCGAGGTGCTGGAATCGACGCGACGCATCGACACCATCGTCCTCGACAAGACCGGCACGGTAACCACCGGCGCGATGGCCCTGATCGATGTGATCACCGACGACGGCGAACAGCCCGATCAGGTGCTCCGGGTCGCCGGCGCGCTGGAGGCTGCCTCCGAACATCCCATCGCCACCGCGATCGCAAAAGCGGCACGCGAGAAGCTCGGCGAGATTCCGGCCGTCGAGGAATTCACCAACCTCGAGGGGCTCGGTGTCCAAGGTGTGGTCGACGGCCACGCGGTGATGGTAGGCCGCGAACGACTGCTGGCGGACTGGTCGCAGCACCTGCCGGAGAAGCTCGCTGAGTCCATGCGGGCGGCCGCGTCGCAAGGTAAAACCGCCGTCGCAGTTGGCTGGGATGGCAGGCCACGTGGCGTGCTCGTGGTTGCCGACGCGGTCAAATCGACGTCGGCCGAGGCCATCAGCCAATTACGCGCGCTTGGATTGACACCGATCATGCTCACCGGCGACAACCAGGCCGCCGCTGACACAGTCGCCCGTCAGGTCGGCATCGACCGCGTGATCGCGGAGGTGCTGCCCCAGGACAAGGTCGATACCATCAAGCGGCTGCAGGCTGACGGCAAGGTGGTGGCCATGGTCGGCGACGGCGTCAACGACGCTGCCGCGCTGGCCCAGGCCGACCTCGGACTGGCGATGGGTACCGGCACCGATGTCGCCATCGAGGCCAGTGACCTGACTCTGGTCCGCGGCGACTTGCGCGCGGTTCCCGACGCAATCCGGCTGTCGCGCAAGACGCTGGCCACGATCAAGGGAAACCTGTTCTGGGCCTTCGCCTACAACGTCGCCGCGCTGCCGCTCGCCGCCGCCGGGCTGCTCAACCCGATGCTGGCCGGCGCCGCGATGGCGCTCTCGTCGGGGTTCGTCGTCAGTAATAGCTTGCGGCTCCGTCGGTTTCAGCCGGGTATCCGGTGA
- a CDS encoding DUF305 domain-containing protein — protein MRIRTLAAAVAALAALVGVGACSNSGNDQAGPTKGAPTSASAPDGHKQADVVFAQHMIPHHQQAIEMSDIVLGKQGIDSRVVDLANQIKAAQGPEIEQMQTWLGQWGTPSQTMMPSQSMMPTQSTMPGMSGMSDEDIAALKNAQGVEASKLFLTQMIQHHRGAIAMAQDEVNSGGYPAATAMARSIVASQQQEIDTMQKLLASL, from the coding sequence ATGAGAATCAGGACTCTGGCGGCGGCTGTCGCGGCGTTGGCGGCGCTGGTCGGCGTCGGCGCATGTAGTAACTCCGGCAATGACCAGGCTGGCCCCACAAAGGGCGCACCGACTTCAGCGTCGGCCCCCGACGGCCATAAGCAGGCTGATGTCGTGTTCGCGCAGCACATGATTCCGCATCATCAGCAGGCCATTGAGATGAGCGACATCGTGTTGGGTAAGCAAGGGATCGATTCCCGTGTCGTGGATCTGGCGAATCAGATCAAGGCAGCTCAAGGGCCCGAGATTGAACAGATGCAGACTTGGTTGGGCCAGTGGGGGACGCCGAGCCAGACGATGATGCCCAGCCAGAGCATGATGCCCACTCAGAGCACCATGCCGGGTATGAGCGGGATGTCCGACGAGGACATTGCCGCGCTAAAGAACGCCCAAGGCGTGGAGGCCAGCAAGCTGTTCTTGACGCAGATGATCCAACATCATCGGGGCGCGATCGCCATGGCCCAGGACGAGGTCAATTCCGGCGGATATCCTGCGGCGACGGCGATGGCCCGCTCGATCGTCGCCAGCCAGCAGCAGGAAATCGACACCATGCAGAAGCTCCTGGCCTCGCTGTAA
- a CDS encoding polyketide synthase → MSSDDPIVISGMAVEAPGGIDSPAALWSALAEARELIAPFPRDRGWPIDDLLSVSELDSWGPVFDAGGFLDGATTFDPPFFGITHREALVMQPQQRVAMRVAWKALENSGINPGALDGDDVGCFVGMSPMEYGPRAAVADAHSGHRIASLGQLGAAGRISHCLGLSGPSMCIDSACASSLTALHLAATAVRTGECEWALAGAACVMGSPGAFYEFARLNALSTDGHCRAYSEDASGTVWGEGAGMVVVESESRARRLGHRIYGRILAVRTNHNGKGKPILVPRVRAQEQLIRKTIDAAGIDPAEVGMIEGHGTATRAGDPVELLALFKTYGAAGSEARLGSLKSNAGHAQAASGILGLIKLLLAGQHGQIPPTLFSDNPTETVDWDLTGLRLATKLHQWEPIGDVRYGAVSSFGAGGANAHAIIAMPASSLE, encoded by the coding sequence GTGAGCAGCGACGACCCGATCGTCATTTCCGGAATGGCCGTCGAGGCGCCCGGGGGAATCGACAGTCCCGCAGCCTTGTGGTCCGCACTTGCCGAAGCCAGGGAACTGATTGCCCCCTTTCCGCGCGATCGCGGCTGGCCGATCGACGATCTCCTTTCGGTGTCCGAGCTAGACAGCTGGGGGCCGGTATTCGACGCGGGCGGATTCCTCGACGGCGCAACAACATTCGACCCGCCTTTCTTCGGTATCACGCATCGCGAGGCCCTCGTGATGCAGCCCCAGCAACGGGTGGCGATGCGCGTGGCGTGGAAGGCACTGGAGAATTCGGGGATAAACCCCGGTGCGCTGGACGGCGACGACGTCGGCTGTTTCGTCGGGATGTCCCCGATGGAGTACGGCCCGCGTGCAGCCGTAGCCGATGCCCACAGCGGGCATCGGATCGCCAGCCTAGGCCAGCTGGGGGCCGCCGGGCGTATCTCGCACTGCCTTGGACTGTCCGGGCCATCGATGTGTATCGATTCGGCGTGTGCGTCGTCGTTGACCGCACTACACCTGGCAGCCACGGCGGTGCGGACGGGCGAGTGCGAATGGGCGCTTGCCGGCGCGGCGTGCGTCATGGGGTCACCGGGAGCTTTCTACGAGTTCGCAAGGCTCAATGCGCTTTCCACTGACGGGCATTGCCGCGCCTACTCGGAGGACGCCAGCGGCACCGTGTGGGGGGAAGGCGCGGGGATGGTCGTTGTCGAATCTGAATCCCGCGCACGCCGACTGGGACACCGGATCTATGGACGCATCCTGGCCGTCCGCACCAACCACAACGGCAAAGGCAAGCCGATCCTCGTACCCCGGGTGCGCGCGCAAGAGCAGCTCATCCGCAAGACAATTGACGCGGCGGGGATCGATCCGGCCGAAGTCGGAATGATCGAAGGGCACGGCACCGCGACCCGCGCGGGCGACCCGGTGGAATTGCTGGCCCTTTTCAAGACCTACGGCGCGGCGGGATCCGAGGCGCGGCTGGGCTCGTTGAAGTCGAACGCCGGGCACGCGCAAGCGGCATCCGGAATCCTCGGACTGATCAAACTGTTACTCGCCGGCCAGCACGGTCAGATCCCACCAACGCTCTTCTCGGACAACCCCACCGAGACGGTGGACTGGGACCTGACAGGCCTGCGATTGGCGACAAAACTGCACCAGTGGGAGCCCATAGGCGACGTCCGCTACGGCGCGGTCTCATCGTTCGGCGCCGGTGGCGCCAACGCGCATGCGATCATCGCGATGCCCGCAAGTTCCCTGGAGTGA
- a CDS encoding PPE family protein, SVP subgroup, producing MDFAVLPPEVNSARMYAGPGSGPMLAAAMAWDELAAALQSTADSYQAEITALTSGPWVGPSAAAMTAAIAPYLEWMRTTGAQAEETATKARAAAFAYETAFAETVPPPVITANRTLLASLVATNFLGQNTPAIATTETEYAEMWARDTAAMFGYAGSTASATRLTPFVEPDQTTTSGADQSGAVAQATGTAAGSARNAVGQQSLSAVPNMLSRAAVGPTAVDPSVTDVLGVESDLITVFLNGPASVAGLGTVTPFGTTTLPFNIAGALTGFHTDDIVSGWAGVQSWPGAGAVPPSPFPVITNPAGGFGTLASAGLGEANTVGGLSVPPGWTAAAPAIRPAALALPATSAGAAAEAAAAAAPSGTGSLFGEMAVASMAGRAMAGTSALGRERSRAETAKSPRDPNKKDKTNAPQVSPVGAINIAAELRELASLRAAGILTQQEFDEQRMRLLPT from the coding sequence GTGGACTTCGCAGTACTACCGCCGGAGGTTAACTCCGCGCGGATGTACGCCGGTCCGGGCTCGGGACCAATGCTGGCCGCCGCCATGGCCTGGGACGAATTGGCCGCCGCGCTGCAGTCGACGGCGGACTCCTACCAGGCGGAGATCACCGCCCTGACCTCCGGCCCGTGGGTCGGCCCGTCGGCTGCGGCCATGACCGCGGCGATCGCCCCCTATCTGGAGTGGATGCGGACCACCGGCGCCCAGGCCGAAGAAACCGCCACCAAGGCCCGGGCCGCGGCCTTCGCCTACGAGACGGCCTTTGCCGAGACGGTGCCACCCCCGGTCATCACGGCGAACCGCACCCTGCTGGCGTCCCTCGTCGCGACCAACTTCCTCGGGCAGAACACGCCGGCGATCGCCACGACCGAGACCGAGTATGCCGAGATGTGGGCGCGTGACACCGCGGCGATGTTCGGCTACGCGGGTTCTACGGCGTCGGCGACCAGGCTGACGCCGTTTGTCGAGCCGGATCAGACCACCACCTCCGGTGCCGATCAATCCGGAGCCGTGGCACAGGCCACCGGCACCGCCGCCGGGAGCGCACGCAATGCCGTTGGACAGCAATCGCTCTCGGCGGTACCCAACATGCTGAGCAGAGCTGCAGTGGGACCAACTGCCGTCGACCCGTCGGTGACGGACGTGCTGGGCGTGGAGAGCGATCTGATCACGGTCTTTCTCAACGGGCCCGCCAGCGTCGCTGGACTCGGCACGGTAACACCCTTCGGTACGACGACTCTTCCCTTCAACATTGCCGGCGCGCTAACCGGTTTCCACACCGATGACATCGTCAGCGGCTGGGCCGGTGTGCAGTCCTGGCCGGGGGCGGGCGCGGTGCCGCCATCGCCATTCCCGGTCATCACGAACCCGGCGGGCGGGTTTGGAACTCTGGCGTCAGCGGGGCTCGGTGAGGCCAACACCGTCGGCGGCCTGTCGGTACCGCCCGGGTGGACAGCCGCCGCCCCGGCGATACGACCGGCCGCCTTGGCGTTGCCGGCGACCAGCGCCGGCGCCGCCGCCGAAGCCGCTGCCGCGGCCGCCCCCAGCGGCACCGGGAGCCTGTTCGGCGAGATGGCGGTGGCGAGCATGGCCGGGCGCGCGATGGCCGGCACGAGCGCGTTGGGTCGGGAGCGAAGCCGGGCCGAGACGGCGAAATCCCCGCGCGACCCGAACAAGAAGGACAAGACAAACGCCCCGCAGGTTTCGCCGGTCGGAGCGATCAACATCGCTGCCGAGCTCCGCGAGCTGGCGTCGCTGCGTGCCGCCGGAATCCTCACGCAGCAAGAATTCGACGAACAGAGAATGCGCCTGCTGCCAACATGA
- a CDS encoding heavy-metal-associated domain-containing protein → MSTVTVRVAGMTCAHCASSVHDEVGSIAGVTAVDVDLSTGKVTVESDNPVDNDALKAAVEEAGYQLAG, encoded by the coding sequence ATGAGCACCGTCACAGTCAGGGTTGCGGGAATGACCTGCGCCCATTGCGCATCCTCAGTACATGATGAGGTCGGCAGCATCGCCGGCGTCACCGCAGTCGACGTCGATTTGTCAACTGGCAAGGTCACCGTGGAGAGCGACAACCCAGTCGACAACGACGCGCTCAAGGCCGCCGTCGAAGAGGCCGGATACCAGCTCGCCGGCTGA
- the nbtC gene encoding nocobactin polyketide synthase NbtC: MAPLTYRLPNDTIPVLLSAETRELLRYEAVALLSYAADHPEVTPDRIAEMLFRTRIARRHQALVMVSQRDELISALHAVIDEYEHPSLVRTNTPASTRRLAYVFPGQGGQRPGMGRLFYESIPAFRTEADRCAEAFQTQFGESPLKYLLDDKFPAEDSSGVVQPALFTQMAGLAAMWRSFGIAPNVTIGHSQGEIAAAYVSGMTTLADAALVVGLRARAADEFASGDYAMAVVAADRDTCEDLLARCSGWAQLSVVNSPSMVGISGDQETVQGIVDTLTERGTFARVIRVQYPAHSSLIHELAASVRASMQRQLQNAKFLDTDIDCLGGTLGGPIMPELPVDEYWFWNLRNTVRFDKAIATAVRHGIDTFVELAEHPTLQLAIHENLALQADEREAVVVGTSERTATDLGEFTRGLAQVAVHDLDYSWECLRTESDGHVRLPLRDFPNTRMNETRLWLPYNEVLPVRARQSSAVTPVAAVTDSARSRAAEAIPARLLVEEWVRLSQRSLMPPRALGIVDHTGACGDLATTLCVVAEEIGATARMINTESSAASGDLNTLVILVPQSPELDDAAAAAEVATFFADRSWWPGIHDAVTDCWLVTVGGETVVADDAPPDPVHAAASAGFRSIGADYPGIGFRHLDLPRGMTASDSTHAILTALHTAEESELAFRNGGLYAKRIAESDTSAGDCDTAPPEHVLIIGGTGNLGLEFCEHFAHCGAQRITLVSRSGETAAVADRLQRIRSAAATPIHVTRCDVGDQAAVSRLAAENQSVPADLIIHAAVEYSAVEFLDITTEKVDQALRAKVVGICRILGTFPRTDNCRVVLCSSARATIGGRGQVVYAAANRILDAMAHRLRAEGLDCVSVQWGQWTVHFDLDDASMAQLAAIGVVPMSPADAIALGMRRLPGNAIVAAFDFTRARSVLEVYGYGPLLSQLTSPVAATSIVEAPAPVEETGLPRRLVNLLAEAIGVDRTETIDTTAPMVAIGLDSLQALELRRRVKAEFNHDLEVSDLLGGASLADVLTQLGGPRAAP, translated from the coding sequence GTGGCACCTCTTACCTACCGGCTTCCGAACGACACCATTCCCGTCCTGTTATCGGCCGAAACCCGCGAATTACTACGGTATGAGGCTGTCGCCCTCCTTTCTTATGCCGCAGACCATCCCGAGGTGACACCCGACCGGATCGCCGAAATGCTGTTTCGGACGCGGATCGCGCGCCGGCACCAAGCCCTAGTCATGGTGAGCCAGCGCGACGAGTTGATCAGCGCCCTGCACGCGGTTATCGATGAATACGAACATCCTTCGTTGGTGCGCACCAATACACCCGCCAGCACCCGCCGGCTCGCCTACGTTTTTCCCGGGCAGGGAGGCCAACGACCGGGGATGGGGCGGCTCTTTTACGAATCGATACCGGCATTCCGAACCGAGGCAGATCGCTGTGCCGAGGCATTCCAGACGCAGTTCGGCGAGTCGCCGCTGAAATACCTTCTCGACGACAAATTTCCAGCCGAAGACAGTTCGGGCGTCGTCCAGCCCGCGTTGTTCACCCAGATGGCCGGCCTGGCCGCGATGTGGCGATCATTCGGCATTGCGCCCAACGTCACCATCGGGCACAGCCAAGGCGAGATCGCCGCAGCCTACGTATCCGGGATGACCACTTTGGCAGATGCCGCGCTCGTCGTCGGGCTCCGTGCACGTGCCGCCGACGAGTTCGCCTCCGGTGATTACGCCATGGCCGTTGTCGCCGCCGACCGTGACACCTGCGAGGACTTACTCGCACGTTGCTCGGGCTGGGCGCAGCTGTCGGTGGTGAATTCCCCGAGCATGGTGGGCATTTCAGGCGATCAAGAGACGGTGCAGGGCATCGTGGACACGTTGACCGAGCGCGGCACGTTCGCGCGCGTCATTCGCGTGCAGTATCCCGCGCACAGCAGCTTGATCCATGAGCTCGCCGCTTCGGTACGTGCGTCCATGCAGCGCCAACTGCAGAATGCGAAGTTCCTCGACACCGACATCGACTGCCTCGGAGGCACTCTCGGCGGCCCCATCATGCCTGAGCTGCCGGTCGACGAATATTGGTTCTGGAACCTGCGCAACACCGTTCGCTTCGACAAAGCGATTGCGACCGCGGTGCGGCACGGCATCGATACTTTCGTCGAACTAGCCGAACATCCGACGCTGCAGTTGGCGATTCACGAGAATCTCGCCCTCCAGGCGGACGAACGCGAGGCGGTGGTGGTCGGCACGTCGGAGCGAACCGCCACCGATTTGGGCGAGTTCACCCGCGGCCTCGCGCAGGTGGCAGTACACGACCTCGACTATTCGTGGGAGTGCTTGCGCACCGAATCTGACGGCCACGTCCGGCTGCCGTTACGCGATTTCCCCAACACCCGGATGAACGAGACGCGGCTGTGGCTGCCGTATAACGAGGTTCTGCCCGTGCGTGCCCGCCAATCATCCGCTGTCACACCCGTTGCCGCAGTGACTGATTCGGCGCGCAGCCGAGCCGCAGAAGCCATACCGGCTCGCCTTCTCGTCGAGGAGTGGGTTCGGCTGTCGCAACGCTCACTGATGCCGCCGCGCGCCCTCGGAATCGTGGATCACACCGGAGCCTGCGGGGACCTGGCCACCACCTTATGCGTCGTGGCCGAAGAAATCGGCGCCACGGCTCGCATGATCAACACCGAAAGCAGCGCCGCCAGCGGCGATCTTAATACGCTCGTCATCCTGGTTCCGCAATCGCCCGAACTGGACGACGCCGCCGCAGCAGCCGAGGTCGCGACATTCTTTGCCGACCGCAGCTGGTGGCCGGGGATACACGACGCGGTCACCGACTGCTGGCTCGTAACAGTCGGCGGTGAGACGGTTGTTGCAGACGATGCGCCGCCGGACCCGGTTCACGCGGCAGCCAGCGCAGGGTTTCGCAGCATAGGTGCCGACTATCCAGGCATTGGATTCCGACACCTCGATCTCCCGCGCGGAATGACGGCGTCAGACTCGACACACGCAATCCTCACGGCGCTGCACACGGCTGAAGAATCCGAGCTGGCATTCCGCAACGGCGGCCTCTACGCCAAGCGCATCGCCGAGAGCGACACCTCCGCCGGCGACTGCGACACAGCACCCCCTGAGCATGTGCTCATCATCGGGGGAACAGGAAATCTCGGGCTCGAATTCTGCGAGCACTTCGCGCACTGCGGCGCGCAGCGAATCACTTTGGTAAGCAGATCGGGCGAGACGGCTGCCGTCGCAGATCGACTGCAGCGCATTCGTTCGGCCGCAGCGACGCCGATCCATGTCACTAGGTGCGACGTGGGCGACCAAGCAGCGGTCTCGCGACTGGCTGCCGAAAACCAAAGCGTGCCTGCGGATCTGATCATCCATGCCGCCGTAGAGTATTCGGCTGTCGAATTCCTGGACATCACCACCGAGAAAGTCGACCAGGCATTACGCGCCAAAGTTGTTGGCATCTGCCGCATATTAGGGACGTTCCCCAGGACAGACAACTGTCGGGTAGTCCTATGCTCCTCGGCCAGGGCGACGATCGGCGGCCGGGGACAGGTCGTCTACGCGGCGGCCAATCGGATACTCGACGCTATGGCGCACCGACTCCGAGCCGAGGGTTTGGACTGCGTGTCCGTGCAGTGGGGACAGTGGACCGTCCATTTTGATCTCGATGACGCCAGCATGGCGCAGCTGGCCGCCATCGGCGTCGTCCCGATGTCTCCCGCCGACGCAATCGCTTTGGGAATGCGCCGACTTCCTGGAAATGCCATCGTCGCGGCATTCGACTTCACTCGCGCACGATCAGTCCTGGAGGTCTACGGCTACGGCCCGCTGTTGTCCCAGCTGACCTCGCCCGTCGCGGCAACTTCTATCGTCGAAGCTCCAGCCCCCGTCGAGGAGACAGGTCTACCCCGACGATTGGTAAACCTGCTAGCCGAAGCCATCGGTGTCGACCGCACCGAGACGATTGACACCACCGCCCCCATGGTCGCGATCGGCCTGGATTCCCTGCAGGCACTGGAGTTACGCCGCCGTGTGAAGGCCGAATTCAATCACGATCTAGAGGTCTCGGACCTTCTCGGAGGGGCATCCCTTGCAGACGTTCTGACGCAGTTGGGCGGGCCGCGAGCTGCACCTTGA
- a CDS encoding thioesterase II family protein, protein MPRTLGWIRQFHEPDLPESVPLLVFPHAGAGASAYREFSKALRTTFKVIIFQYPGRQDRAAEASLQSLPEIAAGAFGEFWTSEHNRGIPIVTFGHSMGALVAFEFVRIAEASGIDVRQLNVSAAVAPCRAAAKPPHPKDDEGILNHLAALEGTSTDVFTDREIMRRALPVIKADYNAFDVYSCADDIKVAAPVHAMGGDQDPYITMGDLYGWGKHTDTLKVTMFDGGHFYLESHIGAVAELLASSAHREQTA, encoded by the coding sequence ATGCCGCGCACACTGGGGTGGATCAGACAGTTCCACGAACCGGATTTGCCCGAAAGCGTTCCGTTGCTGGTTTTTCCGCATGCTGGGGCTGGCGCGTCGGCGTACCGCGAATTTTCGAAAGCACTGCGCACGACATTCAAGGTCATTATTTTCCAGTACCCGGGACGGCAGGACCGGGCGGCTGAAGCGTCGTTGCAATCACTCCCCGAGATCGCCGCTGGAGCGTTCGGCGAATTCTGGACGTCGGAGCACAATCGCGGGATCCCGATCGTCACGTTTGGGCACAGCATGGGTGCGTTGGTCGCGTTCGAGTTTGTCCGTATCGCCGAAGCCAGCGGAATCGATGTGCGCCAGTTGAACGTCTCCGCGGCGGTTGCCCCTTGCCGCGCAGCGGCCAAGCCACCGCATCCCAAGGATGACGAGGGGATCCTCAACCATCTGGCGGCGCTGGAGGGAACTAGCACCGATGTGTTCACCGACCGCGAAATCATGAGACGGGCGCTTCCGGTGATCAAAGCCGATTACAACGCTTTTGACGTTTACTCCTGCGCCGACGACATCAAGGTAGCGGCTCCGGTACACGCGATGGGCGGTGATCAGGACCCCTATATCACGATGGGCGATCTGTACGGATGGGGCAAACATACCGACACCCTCAAGGTCACGATGTTCGACGGCGGACACTTCTACCTGGAATCGCACATAGGCGCCGTCGCGGAGTTGTTGGCGTCTAGTGCGCACCGCGAGCAGACGGCGTGA